The sequence TTAACGGAAACTATCTATTATTCTAAATAGATATCATATTGTTGTGGATCATTACATTCTCCTATATTTAATAAGATTGTTTTTTTTTACCAAAGTAGGTAATTTCTAGTGGTCTTCTTTTGCCTATTGTTCTCAATAAGAGATTGTTATTAGTCCATAATCTATAATTCTCATAAAACTTTTAGGATAACTCACTTGTGGAGGTTGTGGTCTGAAATTGCTAGTGCTACTAGATTTAGCTGAATTcattaaattgatgtttgagaaatAATCTTTCTTTTTAGCAATTATATTATAATCTTCATCAAAATATAACATCCAGTTATGTTCTAATTTATGGTATAAGAGATCAAAAGTTTCTAATTCTATTAAATCTTCATTAGTGAAATAGATAGCTATTTCAGCTGAGATGTAAACATATTCATTtaagttataaaataaataatttgccTCATTATTTTGGTCTGATTGTGTGATGTATTGTATATTCATTAAGTTCATATTAGTTGGTTATCATCATGATCCTCTTCTTGTGATGTTAAGGGTTTATAATTATGAAATTTTACTATAGAACTACCATgtctatctttataaataatAGATTTCATTGGTTGTAAAATTTATTGTTTAGTACTAAGTTCTAGATTAAGGGTTCAGTCTAACCCGACCAGTAGATTAGATGAAAAGTATTTAGGTTTaagaaaataaattcttttttagTAAGTGTTTCAATAATATTGTTTATTTGAACTTtaaaactattattaatattagtcattattttttcaagaaaaattaTGTCAATTTGGATATTATGACATTGAAAATATTCATAGTCTCTTATTTGGACTAAGATTTTAATATGTTCTGTAAAGTCTGAAATAGTCATATTAAAGTTTGGGTAAAAATAAGTAATTCTCAAGTTGCTATTTATATTGACTTTAATAAGTCCAATAACTGTTTTATCATTATTAGAAAATCTTGAGTTATAAAGGGTTAAAAAGACTTTTAACTCCTATGCTTTTTCTAATAAGTCCTCTTAGATCAAACACAATTAGTGCTAGATGGATGTAATTATGTTTTTGTTGTAAAAGTGTTTTTGCTGATTCTTCAGTCATAAGTGTGAAATATTCTTCCTCTCCATCTGGTAAATGAAGTGGTTGTGTTCTGTAATGTCTATAGAGTACTGTATAAAAAGAATAACAATCTTTGACTGTATATTCTTCTTGGATTTAAGGTTCATTTGAAAAAGTATCTAAATTTTGTTCAATATTTATAATTTCTTCTAATTGATAAATAGTAATATTAGTAAGGACCATATAAGTAAGAATTGAATatgtaaattatataaaatactaATAATTAATTTGTTTAACACCCATCAAAAttagaaatataaaagaaaatttgatgatattaaagtattttaaatcataggcatttctaaatttattaaaatcgTATGATACGGCACGCGATCCGAATTGTCAGTTGTCACCAGGCCGTTTCCTCTCCAAACTCTCTCTCGTTCACTCGCTTGCTCCTCCTCCATCttctcccctctctctctctctctctctctgctttTCAACTCTTCGGATCCGTCGGTTTCCTCACAGCGTGCGATCGAGTCTTCGACGAATATTGGATCGACTCATTCTGTGGTTCGGTATCGCTGAGGAAATAAAGTGGGAAGGATGGGGCTGATCTCGGGGTTGATTATGGGAGCGATGGTTGGAATTTCTCTGATAGCCGGATGGAACCGCATGATGAAGCGCCGAAGCGCTAAGCGCGCCGCCAAGGTACGATCTCTTCCCCTACGCGCACCCCTCTCGCTCTGGCGCCGTTCATTTGTTTGTTGGAAGTCGGTGCGTAATGTAGCTTGATGCGTGTTTCATAATCTGTTCTACGAGGTTGCTTTTGGATCTGGAATTTTGTTTGCCTATGAAAATTGTAAAGAGACGTAGTAGATTAGCAAGGTCCGCGCTCAAGGATGATGTGCATAAATTGAGATTTGGATCAGGAATTATGATAGAATTTTTAGGGTCTCCTTGAACAGTATGCGATCAGCTTGCAGTCGTGCCAACTAAAAACTGGTTTTTATGTGGGAATGAGAATTACTCAAGGTTCTTGATATATAGTGGCTCTATGGTTTGATTCAATCGGTATAGCAACACATTGTTCATGCCTAGATTAGATAGTGATTGTAGTGGTTTATCTATCGTGTATGTACTAGCATTTTATCTTTCGCATTAACTGAGTTATGCTTCTTCACATTATAATATGCTAGGATTAGTTGGAAAAGGTCATATTTATGCTATTGTTCACATTCACTTCTCTACAGGCTGCTGATATAAAACTCCTTGCGTCTATGGGCAGAGATGAGTTGAAGAAACTTTGTGGTGACAGTTACCCTGAATGGGTTTCGTTTCCTGCATTTGAACAGGTTATTGCACAATATTGATTATAAAAGCCCAAACACTTTCAAAGAGCATACATCTGAAATATATGGCCCATTCAGTTATTTTAGTCATGTTGGGTATTCAGTCACAGTCTTATTATAACATCTCACAAAGATTTGAATGGACTTTCAAATTTCTGGTGCCgaatgaggaagaagagagatGAATAACAGTGAGAACTAGTTCTCACAAAGTCTACAGATGTTCTCAATATTGGAAATAGCTGTAAATTTGAAGTGTACTCCACTTGGTGGTGACTTTTGTATTTATGGATAACTCAGTATTTGATATCATATTaagtaaataaatattattaaatttcttttcaaCCAGAATTGTGGTAAAATTAATTGCTGTCTGATTACTTTTTATAATGATTTGTCAACTATTTATTTGCTTTCTGTCTAATAAGAAAAAAAGCACACAAATGGAGAGAAAGACCGCATAATCTCATCTTTGAACTAATTCATAATTTAGGCAAAGACACTTTATTGTAGGGAGATCTGGAAAAGCATTGTTTAGATTAGCTAGAGAGGTTTCAAAAGTTGAAGTGTTCATTACTATTTTCCTTACAAACTTCTGGCTTCCAGATTCCAGATTTATGGATGGAGTGTGGCTAATAAATTTATTAGCTAGGAGTTTCATAGTTACCTGCTTCTTCTGCCTTTTGAAATAATTCATGCAGGGAAAAGGTGCTTTAGAATTTTGCCAATTGTGTAGTTCTGTGATAGCCATCTTTCTTCTTTATAATATGGCTAGATAGGTGCATAATTGACTCCCATTTCTAGATTTAAGTACGGAGGAGAGTTGGGCTAATTGATTTATTAGCTAGGTGTTTCATGTGTAGTGAATAACTACATGTTTCTTCTGCCTTCTGATAGAAATCATGTAGGGAATAGATACTTGAAAATTTTGCCAATTTTGTATTTATGTGATAGTAGAATTGTGCCATCAACTTTAATCTTTCCTGTTTTCTCTTTAGGCTCTTGATAATTTGCTTTTCGATTTGATCCCTGTGCTGTTGTATTGCAACTTCTTTTGGTTCTTTTATTCACTTGGGTCAGTTTTAATCATGTACTTTGTTCGGTGAAGTTATGTTTCAATGTTTTCAGGTGAAGTGGCTAAACAAGTTGTTAGGCAAAATGTGGCCCTTTATTGCAGAAGTAAGCTTAGCTACTACTTGTTTAGAGTTGTACTGCTATTCCAAGATTGGAAACTTTGATAGAGCTTTAATTCTATTTTTACGAGATCACAGTGACATTGAATCATTGGAATGACAATGCTGACAGagcctctctttttttttttttttgtttttttatgctttattttttacTGTGTTGGAGCATTTCTACCAGAAAGATCATGCAATGAGAAGAAAAttttcttctatatttcttgtatTAGGTTTCAAGTATATTTATTAATCGCAAAACAATCTGAACTCTGATCACTCTGACATCTGTATACAGGATTACAGAGTGATCTATCCAAGTATCCAGTAACCTACAGGCACAGGTGCCTTGTGTGTAGTATAATGTGTAATTTTGAGTAAGTTGTGACTGGTTGTTCATTGTCTTTCTTCGGTAGGATTGAAAAATGTAAATGAAAAGTTTGGTAAAGAAGGATGAAAAAGAAACTAATCTATATTATATGGGAAGAgattgaaatatatgtattatgAACTAAAAAGGAACATATAAAACAAAATGGAAGGTGATAGGGatcaaattttgaattatttaataaaaagatGTACACGACAAAACCATTCAATATGATGAGAAATTCTTGGTGACTGAAGGAAAACTCAATCTACCTTTTCAAAAGCATCATGCACTAATGAATAGTAAAAATTACAAAAGATAGCACATAAATACTAGCGATTCATATGCTATCCCAAATGCAGACATATGCATTCTCTCACAATTAGAACATGGATTGATTATAATCAGTTAGTGTTAATTCTCCAACCATAGTCTTATGATTCTTTATGCTTTTGGTATTTTATTGTCTGATCAACTAGTCAAATTCTACCTGAATCTAATTTATTGGTTTACATGGTTTGAGGCAGCAACGCTGGTAATCAAGGATACAGTTGAACCATTACTGGATGATTATAGGCCATCAGGAATATCTTCACTCAAGTTCAGCAAGCTCTCTCTTGGGAATGTGCCACCTAAAATTGAAGGTTTGTTTACGGTGCAGTTCTAACTTCTAAATATCAAATATCTAtatatttagtaattttcttataTTCTTTCCTAATTGCTACTTGTTTGACGGTGCTGGGTTGTTAGAATGATTTAGTTACATTGTGCTTTGTTCTATTGCTTAAAATATTTCACTGAGGCTGTTAATGTATTGAGATCTCATACATTAACTTTACCAACTTCTAAGGTTCTTGTTTTCACTAGTTTGTTGTTTTTACAGTGAAATGATATATGAGCTAACTTCACTGTTGAATTGGTTATTTATGCTTAAAACTTACAAGGATTGATATGCTTTCTTCTCCTTAATTTCATCTTCCTGGAGTGAAACTGAGTTTGTGTATTACTTTTCTTTTCACTAAGATTCCTCGATTTATTTACTTCCTTTCGGGAGTCTTAATATTTTTAGTGATTCTAAGCTTCTAAGCTAAATCCTTTTTGTTTTATAAGATGTTCACATTTTAGTATTCCTAGTATTTTTATGGAAAGGGGTAACTCTACAGGAGAAATTTCTACCTAATTAGCTGTTCCATCTGAATTAAGTTTTACACTGCATTTGatatattcatcttttaccaaAGGTATTAGAGTTCAGTGTCTCAAGAAAGGACAACTTACAATGGACATTGATTTTCTATGGGGTGGAGATCTGAGCATAATTCTTGTAGTCGATGCATTCGTTGCTTCACTGCCTATTCAGGTTAGTTTAGTTGATTGTATTTTTCTAACAGGCTACTATGCCCTTGATTACTCTGTACCTTTGTAAATTTGATGCTGCTACATTTCTCTGGGCGTAGTTAAAGGATCTACAGGTCTTCACCGTAATACGTGTTATATTTCAACTTTCCGAAGAGATTCCCTGCATTTCTGCTGTTGTCGTTGCACTACTCGCCGAGGTATGTCGAAAATGATCACCGTCGCACTACTCTACACCAGTATGTTAGCATAGAACTGACGTGATCTGCTTTGTGTCTTCTTCATGTTTAAAATGACTgattcattgatttttttttctttcctttcagcCAAAGCCTAGAATAGATTATACATTGAAGGCTGTGGGAGGGAGCCTCACTGCTATTCCTGGCCTTTCAGACATGATCGATGTGAGTTGAATttgatatatacacacacacactccAAATTCATCAAAATAAATGTGATGAAGATCATTCTAAATCTTGTTATGTAGGATACTGTCACTTCAATAATCACTGACATGCTTGAATGGCCCCACAGAATTGTTGTTCCACTAGGTGGAGTAGATGTCGATATTAGGTAACAATCATTTTAGTTTGGTTTGTGTGTGGACTACTTGTACAATCGTAATGTTCTACTGAAAGTTGTATCATCGATTTCTGCAGTGAGCTAGAGCTCAAACCACAAGGGAAGCTCACAGTAACAATTGTCAGAGCGACCAGCTTAAAGAATCAAGAACTTGTCGGTAAATCCGATCCGTACGTAGTTCTATACGTCCGCCCAGTTTTCAAAGTCAAAACCAAAGTCGTCGACGACAATCTCAACCCTGTGTGGAATGAGACATTCGAACTTCTTGCCGAGGACAAGGAAACGCAATCTATTAATTTCGAGGTCATTTCTCTATCTCAATCCTTTCAAACAGTTTGGTTGCACATCGGCTTAATTACCGATTGTTATTCATTTATTTTCAGGTTTACGATGAAGACAACCTTCAACAGGATAAAAAGATGGGCGTTGCGAAATTAAGTTTACAGGAACTGAAACCTGAAGCCACCAAAGAGATGGAGCTGAAGCTGCTTTCATCACTGGACACTCTAAGCATCAAGGATAAGAAGGACAGAGGGAGCCTTACGGTGAAGGTCGGTTTTCAGTTtacataaataagaaaataatatttgTTTTGTTTATTATCAGATTAATATTGTAACTAAATACTTGCTGAAATCCTTCATCAGGTGCTATACCATTCGTTCACGAAAGAAGAACAGCTGGTGGCGctggaagaagaaaagagagctctagaggcgaggaagaagctgAAGGATGAGGGGGTCATCGGAAGCACGAAGGCTGTCATCGGCAGGGCGGCTTCCTTGGTCGGCTCAGGCGTCGGCATGGTCGACACCGGCATCGTGGCCGGCGCCGACCTGGTGCAGACAGGCGTCGGTGCCGGTGTCGGGCTGGTCGGGTCCGGCCTCGGCGCCGGTGCCGGGATAGTCGGGTCCGGCCTCGGCGCCGGTGCCGGGATAGTCGGGTCCGGCCTCGGCGCCGGCGCAGACTTAGTGCAGACCGGCGTCGGCGCCGGCGTCGGGATGGTCGGATCCGGCGTCGGCGCCGGCGTCGGGATGGTCGGATCCGGCCTCGGCGCCGGCGTTGGACTCGTCGGAAGCGGGCTCGGCGCCGTAAGCAGAGCTGGGAAGTTCATGGGCAAAAGCGTGACGAACCAGTTCAGCAGCTCTAAGAAGACCAGCAATCCGGAGAAAGGAGGtgaactaaaataataataataaaaaaaaaaaaataagccataccatttgatttttttttcacaataaatttattttatttaaaaaggaAAACTTTTAGCACAATAAAAAATTTCATTATTCATCACTCAGCGCGATTAAAATAATGTTATTGGCTCTGTGGGAGATAATGTGAgttttaaagaaataaaaaaaatatttttaattattttcgaTTTATATATCTCAGCACGTGGAAATGTCAGTCAGCGAAATTGATTGAATATGTTGCGTGATCTGTTTCTTCGCTGATTACCAAAATTTTCTTATACGTCCACCGACACTACTCCTCCTCCTCTTTTCTCTAAGTAGTTCAGAAACCATCATCCGATCGATCGACCGAGATGAAGAGTTTTTTATGCCAATTTATCGTAAGTAATTTCGTTTCCTCCTTTAATTCCCCGTCTCTTATTTTAATTTTACGCTAAGAAAAGTACTAATTAATCCTTTGGCAGCTGTCGATTGACGACGGATCAGGAAGAAGAGGATCGATAAAGAGGAGAATATCAGCCATAGCAATAGCTCTGCAATTGTCAGTGCTATTTGGGTTTCTCCCTCTCTCCGCTTGCGATGATCTACGGAGGAGTCACTTCCCTGCTTCGTTCATCTTCGGCACTTCGACTTCCTCTTTTCAGGTACGCTCCTTCGATTGCTTTCGATCGATGATGTTATCAGAATTATATTGCCAAGTTGCCCAACCATgtattaaagttttcaaaatatcCACCCAAATTTCAAAATGATTAGCCCTTACTCATTTTACCCCTTACCGTTCCGGATCGCGATTTGTTCATCAATATAGTAAAATTCCAAATCTGTAGCAATTGAttatgattattttttaaataatcaattagtgttaaaaaatatattatgttaaatttatatttatatatatatatatatatatatatatatatagtataccCTTATCCTACACACTCATGAGTGACTGAGTATAAATTTGGATGTCTAGAAGGTTGTCTAGGCGCCCCGATTCACTTTTGCCGATCGGGGCATCCGAACGGGCTTTCAGGCGTCCAAATTTATACTCAGTCGTTCATGAATGTGCAAGGTAAAtccccctatatatatatatatatatataatggtgtCTAAAAGTGAAGAAAATGATTAGCTAGAAAAGATGGCTCTGATATTGATCAAATAAAGATTCCTCGCTGTCCTACGTGTCTCAAAGAGCATTAGTAACTGGGGTAGGGAAAAGGTCCCTGGCACAAGCCCTCCGACTCTAAAGTCAATGATCAAGTTGAGTAGATTGAATAGTCGAATGAACAGTAGCTATGAATGCGTAAAATTATGTAGCATCATATACCTTTACATATAAATAGAGATCCCTTTTATAATGTCACTATTTGTATATGTACGAATCTCAAAACGTGTTCAGAAAAGGACAAATTATAAAGATGTTCTAACACCTTTTCTAAAACGGACCCATAATCTCTCCATTTGGCATAGAGGAGCTTCTAATGTACAATTTGCATGCAAAATTTATCTTCCGTGATACAAAACACCAAAAAGAGGAATATTGAACTGATGGACCACTAATGCGCTATGAGGATGAGTTGGCTCAGTCCCCTCCAGCGTCGGGCCAAACCTCGTTCTTGGATGGGGCCGACTTGGCTAAGGAATGTTGATAATCCTGGGGACTCGGTTTCTGTAAGGACTTGGCTTGGCCAGGAAGAGTGGTTGATTGGTCGGTCAGCCTCGGAAGAGTGGCGGGTCGACCATGATAAGTGGCAGATCGGCTAGGAAGAGTGACGGATCTATCAGAAAGAGTGACAGATCGGCCAAGAAAAATGGTGGATTGGCCAGAGTGGCGGGATTGATTAAAGTGGTGGGCCAGCTAGGATGAGTGGCGAATTGACTAAAGTGACGGATCGACAAGAAAGAATGGCGGATCGACCATAGTGGAGGATTGACAAGAAAGAGTGACAGATCAACCAAGAAGACTAGCTCGGTTCGACCAAGCGGAGTGGCAAAGCGACAAGGATAGAGTGGCGGGTCGAccatgaaaatatatatatatatatatatatatactcctcacatattaatttaatataatatattaaaaacagtaattttttttaatacaaatcAACATTTAAAAAAAACTGATGAATAATATCCTGAATCGCTGCACATTATCAATTGATTCTAAAAAAGGTTTAAAAAAATATGAGGTATctgaattgttaattttgaaaagtgATTTAGATATTTTGAAACTTAGATAATTTATCAAAACTATATACATctttaatttaactaattaattaattaagtaaataaataaattgcaGATCGAAGGAGCTTACTTGGATGATCAAAAAAGCTTAAGCAATTGGGACGTTTTCTCTCATATTCCCGGTACAAAATAATTACTTAATTCTTactttttttatcattattttattttcattttcatattAATTTTTGCAGGCAGCATTGAGGATGCTAGCAACGCAGACATAGCTGACGATCATTATCATCTTTACTcggtaattattttattttattttattttattttaataataataataataataataatattttttttcaggaAGATGTTAAATTAATGGCGTCTCTTGGAGTCAACGCATATAGATTTTCTATATCATGGTCCAGAGTTCTACCAagtgagtatttttttttaaaaaaatattttatatattaattttaatactttaaaatatatataaattggtatttatttttttattcggCAGGAGGAAGAAATGGAGGAATTAATTCACTAGGAATTGCTTTCTATAGCAAACTCATCGATGCCTTATTGCTTAAAGGtaatctttttttatatatacctttttaataaaaataataaaaaatcatttaaaaaacattttattttatcagGAATTCAGCCATTTGTTTGCCTGAACCATTATGACATTCCCCAAGAGCTCGAAGAACAATACGGTGGATGGTTGAACTCTCAAATACAGTAATTATTAAATCCTAAATTAATTATTTCACTCTTATTTTCATTTTATCTCAAAAAattcatgaataaaaaaaatatttttcagggAGGATTTTGGATATTTTGCAAATACATGTTTTAAGGAATTCGGCGACCGAGTCAAGTACTGGATCACTTTTAACGAACCCAACATCGTAGCCGCTAAAGGATACATGACCGGATCATACCCTCCCAATCGCTGCTCGCATCCATTCAGTAATTGTTCTTCGGGTGACTCATCCATCGAACCGTATATCGTAGCCCATAACATAA comes from Zingiber officinale cultivar Zhangliang unplaced genomic scaffold, Zo_v1.1 ctg232, whole genome shotgun sequence and encodes:
- the LOC122037072 gene encoding calcium-dependent lipid-binding protein-like, which produces MGLISGLIMGAMVGISLIAGWNRMMKRRSAKRAAKAADIKLLASMGRDELKKLCGDSYPEWVSFPAFEQVKWLNKLLGKMWPFIAEAATLVIKDTVEPLLDDYRPSGISSLKFSKLSLGNVPPKIEGIRVQCLKKGQLTMDIDFLWGGDLSIILVVDAFVASLPIQLKDLQVFTVIRVIFQLSEEIPCISAVVVALLAEPKPRIDYTLKAVGGSLTAIPGLSDMIDDTVTSIITDMLEWPHRIVVPLGGVDVDISELELKPQGKLTVTIVRATSLKNQELVGKSDPYVVLYVRPVFKVKTKVVDDNLNPVWNETFELLAEDKETQSINFEVYDEDNLQQDKKMGVAKLSLQELKPEATKEMELKLLSSLDTLSIKDKKDRGSLTVKVLYHSFTKEEQLVALEEEKRALEARKKLKDEGVIGSTKAVIGRAASLVGSGVGMVDTGIVAGADLVQTGVGAGVGLVGSGLGAGAGIVGSGLGAGAGIVGSGLGAGADLVQTGVGAGVGMVGSGVGAGVGMVGSGLGAGVGLVGSGLGAVSRAGKFMGKSVTNQFSSSKKTSNPEKGARGNVSQRN
- the LOC122037073 gene encoding beta-glucosidase 18-like isoform X2, with the protein product MKSFLCQFILSIDDGSGRRGSIKRRISAIAIALQLSVLFGFLPLSACDDLRRSHFPASFIFGTSTSSFQIEGAYLDDQKSLSNWDVFSHIPGSIEDASNADIADDHYHLYSEDVKLMASLGVNAYRFSISWSRVLPRGRNGGINSLGIAFYSKLIDALLLKGIQPFVCLNHYDIPQELEEQYGGWLNSQIQEDFGYFANTCFKEFGDRVKYWITFNEPNIVAAKGYMTGSYPPNRCSHPFSNCSSGDSSIEPYIVAHNIILAHAIAVDLYRLKYQEKQGGSVGIVVATDWFEPLRNVTADYEACQRASAFYFSW